The Candidatus Polarisedimenticolaceae bacterium genome window below encodes:
- a CDS encoding ATP-binding protein, whose product MVRLRSLLASFLIASAIYGTSHAAERLSRTFGYQSGLAASSVAGVVQDRTGFLWIATPTGLYRFDGREFLKISPASSSVIDAAGAFDDVYFTDTESSLWRAHGASAEPVTDAEGRPVVKVHGAAVSDDGALWVHPEGPALLRRDPRGSWTRIEAARETSLDGFTLFPGRHGSILALDPEGAVRIAPDGTRTRLVSAPETLRVEEPDDRTIVCARWRRGVFTIGEIQGGVEHDLLSSWKRLVGLRKRGEAVWIAFDTEIDVVRPGQPPEMIGRDDGLRGCNSIYVDREGSLWVASYEAGLMQYPEPDTVMRQMPGFLPAVRSLSTGKLGIWAGGWFGTELLDLTHGKPGVLRRGPPTLTFPCPTDGDAVWTVVRANELSLWGPEGQRRVVPMPGVGVNHRCAEAGDGGVWMPTDAGLIHASHDTTDVRMVVTSFPGPPARGPTSWRAFESRDGELFVARDETICRQRTREVLAGVRAWTCETLKGASTIVDFLETPRGSVWTATSQGGLFAFDGRTWQPAAGNDDLPSRLLNSLSPGGDGTTWITGAGFAVRVREGDAGRLAIVESLSAWQGMPSLSISEIVETPDRDLYIGMGGIAYTPASSRLLSTTPPTVVLVAATADGSPLPDTPSLVLPYRRNRLELRFAALSYRDPSRIRYRTRLRAGEDWSTETTEPSLHFADLAPGAYDVGIEATLDGARWSERPASFAFRVARPWYLEPWFFAAAAIGGAALLYVGFRVRVGQVIRLERQRARIAMDLHDELGSGLGSIGLLSSVLSREGLDAEKRVRAGAQLGDIAGGLSASLTDIVWSLKPGAATLESLAAHLVARGGALFPDDRPRFVSEIPSDLPAVPLSLAVRRNAFLVGLEALHNAAQHARAEEVRLALVPEGRRWRLTVTDDGAGMPAEPSARLGSGLGLDSMRRRAEEIDAKLTWSNGPHAGTVVSLVFAPGSE is encoded by the coding sequence TTGGTTCGGCTGAGGAGCCTGCTCGCTTCGTTCCTGATCGCGTCCGCCATCTACGGGACGAGCCACGCCGCGGAGCGCTTGTCACGGACGTTCGGCTATCAGAGCGGGCTCGCGGCATCTTCGGTCGCCGGTGTCGTTCAGGACCGGACCGGATTCCTTTGGATCGCGACGCCGACGGGCCTGTACCGGTTCGACGGCCGCGAGTTCCTCAAGATCTCTCCGGCGTCGAGCAGCGTGATCGACGCGGCAGGCGCCTTCGACGACGTCTACTTCACCGACACCGAATCGTCCCTCTGGCGGGCGCACGGCGCCTCTGCGGAGCCGGTCACCGACGCCGAGGGGCGGCCGGTCGTGAAGGTGCATGGCGCAGCTGTTTCGGACGATGGGGCGCTCTGGGTGCATCCGGAGGGACCGGCGCTCCTGCGCCGCGATCCCCGGGGGAGCTGGACCAGGATCGAGGCCGCGCGCGAGACGTCGCTCGACGGCTTCACCCTCTTCCCCGGCCGCCACGGCAGCATCCTCGCACTCGATCCGGAGGGGGCGGTCCGCATCGCGCCGGACGGCACGCGGACGCGCCTCGTCTCCGCGCCCGAGACTTTACGTGTCGAGGAGCCGGACGATCGGACGATCGTCTGCGCGCGCTGGAGGCGAGGTGTCTTCACGATCGGAGAGATCCAAGGAGGCGTCGAGCACGACCTCCTCTCGAGCTGGAAGCGGCTCGTCGGGCTGAGGAAGCGCGGTGAGGCCGTTTGGATCGCCTTCGACACCGAGATCGACGTCGTGAGGCCCGGGCAGCCTCCGGAGATGATCGGCCGCGACGACGGCCTCCGCGGGTGCAACTCGATCTACGTCGACCGCGAGGGCAGCCTCTGGGTCGCCTCGTACGAAGCGGGGCTCATGCAGTACCCCGAGCCGGACACGGTCATGCGCCAGATGCCGGGGTTCCTGCCCGCCGTGCGCTCGCTGAGCACGGGAAAGCTGGGGATCTGGGCCGGCGGCTGGTTCGGAACGGAGCTTCTCGATCTCACGCACGGCAAGCCCGGCGTGCTCCGTCGCGGACCGCCGACGTTGACCTTCCCGTGCCCCACCGACGGCGATGCGGTCTGGACGGTCGTGCGCGCGAACGAGCTGTCGCTCTGGGGGCCGGAAGGTCAGAGGCGCGTCGTGCCGATGCCCGGCGTCGGCGTGAACCACCGCTGCGCCGAGGCGGGAGACGGCGGCGTGTGGATGCCGACGGATGCCGGCCTCATCCACGCCTCGCACGACACGACCGACGTGCGGATGGTCGTCACGTCGTTTCCGGGACCGCCGGCGCGCGGGCCGACCTCCTGGCGCGCGTTCGAGAGCCGCGATGGCGAGCTGTTCGTCGCCCGCGACGAGACGATCTGCCGGCAACGCACGCGTGAGGTTCTCGCGGGCGTTCGCGCATGGACGTGCGAGACGCTGAAGGGCGCCTCGACGATCGTCGACTTCCTCGAGACGCCACGAGGCTCGGTGTGGACGGCGACGTCCCAGGGCGGCCTCTTCGCGTTCGACGGCAGGACGTGGCAACCCGCGGCGGGGAACGACGATCTTCCGTCGCGCCTCTTGAACTCGCTCTCTCCCGGCGGCGACGGGACGACCTGGATCACCGGCGCGGGCTTCGCGGTTCGCGTGCGCGAAGGAGACGCGGGGCGTCTCGCGATCGTCGAGAGCCTCTCGGCGTGGCAGGGGATGCCGAGCTTGAGCATCAGCGAGATCGTGGAGACTCCCGATCGGGATCTCTACATCGGCATGGGCGGGATCGCCTACACGCCCGCGTCGTCGCGGCTCCTCTCCACGACGCCGCCGACCGTCGTCCTCGTCGCGGCGACGGCCGACGGATCGCCCCTTCCCGATACTCCCTCGCTCGTCCTCCCTTACCGGCGGAATCGCCTCGAGCTGCGGTTCGCCGCGCTCAGCTATCGCGACCCGTCACGCATCCGCTATCGGACCCGCTTGCGCGCAGGAGAGGACTGGTCCACCGAGACCACCGAGCCGAGCCTGCACTTCGCCGACCTCGCGCCCGGCGCATACGACGTCGGCATCGAGGCGACGCTCGACGGTGCGCGATGGAGCGAGCGTCCGGCGAGCTTCGCCTTCCGCGTCGCGCGGCCGTGGTACCTCGAGCCTTGGTTCTTCGCCGCGGCGGCGATCGGCGGCGCCGCTCTGCTCTACGTCGGCTTCCGCGTGCGGGTCGGCCAGGTCATCCGCCTCGAGCGCCAGCGCGCGCGGATCGCGATGGACCTGCACGACGAGCTGGGCTCCGGTCTCGGCAGCATCGGCCTCCTGTCGAGCGTGCTCTCGCGCGAGGGGCTCGACGCCGAGAAGCGCGTGCGTGCCGGCGCCCAGCTCGGCGACATCGCGGGTGGTCTGAGCGCGTCGCTCACCGACATCGTATGGTCGCTCAAGCCGGGCGCTGCGACCCTGGAATCGCTCGCCGCCCATCTCGTCGCCCGCGGCGGCGCGCTCTTCCCCGACGATCGGCCGAGGTTCGTGAGCGAGATCCCGAGCGACCTCCCGGCCGTGCCGCTGTCGCTCGCGGTGCGGCGCAACGCCTTCCTCGTCGGCCTCGAGGCGCTCCACAACGCGGCGCAGCACGCGCGCGCGGAGGAGGTGCGCCTCGCACTCGTTCCCGAGGGAAGGCGATGGCGGCTGACCGTGACCGACGACGGCGCCGGCATGCCGGCGGAACCGTCCGCCCGCCTCGGCAGTGGGCTCGGCCTCGACAGCATGCGCCGGCGCGCCGAAGAGATCGACGCGAAGCTCACCTGGTCGAACGGACCGCACGCGGGGACCGTCGTCTCCCTCGTCTTCGCACCCGGCTCCGAGTGA